In one window of Streptomyces sp. FXJ1.172 DNA:
- a CDS encoding MGDG synthase family glycosyltransferase codes for MVIPGRMLPRPAPAGLLPAPRDPARGSRRVAIVSASVGAGHDGAAAELERRLAADGFAVDRYDLLDMLPAGLGRAVRDGYHRMLVLAPWAYQRIYAGTERAGGGGPAARALLRSAEDRVLRALRADVGAVVSTYPGASRVLGSLRLDGRLAVPVVTYLTDFSVHPLWVADGVDVHLAAHAVPAAQARAAGARDVRVCGPVTDPRFRPCDPAERARARAGFGLPERTPLALLVAGSWGVGPVRQVARELRDCGAAVPVVVCGRNRTLVRQLRADGIEHAFGWVDDMPGLMHAADVLVQNAGGLTSLEAFAAGLPVAGYRCIPGHGLTNAAALDEAGVAVWIRDPADLKSVLGELVGGPLGQRRREAALALFARSPQDGPAAEIGRVHRPGPPPPAGPRPRRRPRARRFAATAAAASAVGTCAVGTGGATTYDGPAPLHSLGHGPGFDRLSPARTTEGHRS; via the coding sequence ATGGTCATTCCCGGACGTATGCTGCCGAGGCCCGCACCCGCGGGTCTCCTGCCGGCTCCCCGCGACCCGGCGCGGGGCTCGCGCCGGGTCGCCATCGTCTCGGCGAGCGTAGGCGCCGGCCATGACGGCGCCGCCGCCGAGCTGGAGCGCCGCCTCGCCGCGGACGGATTCGCTGTCGACCGGTACGACCTGCTGGACATGCTGCCCGCCGGGCTCGGCCGGGCCGTGCGGGACGGCTACCACCGCATGCTCGTCCTGGCCCCCTGGGCCTACCAGCGGATCTACGCCGGCACCGAACGCGCCGGTGGCGGCGGCCCGGCGGCGCGGGCCCTGCTGCGCAGCGCCGAGGACCGCGTCCTGCGCGCGCTGCGTGCGGACGTGGGAGCGGTCGTCTCCACCTACCCGGGAGCCAGTCGGGTGCTGGGCAGCCTGCGCCTCGACGGACGCCTGGCCGTCCCCGTCGTCACCTACCTGACCGACTTCTCGGTGCACCCGCTGTGGGTGGCGGACGGCGTGGACGTCCATCTCGCGGCCCACGCGGTGCCCGCCGCGCAGGCCCGTGCGGCCGGGGCCCGCGACGTCCGGGTGTGCGGGCCGGTCACCGACCCCCGGTTCCGCCCCTGCGACCCGGCGGAACGCGCCCGCGCGCGGGCCGGGTTCGGGCTGCCGGAGCGCACCCCGCTCGCGCTGCTGGTCGCCGGGTCCTGGGGGGTCGGCCCGGTCCGGCAGGTCGCGCGGGAGCTGCGGGACTGCGGTGCCGCCGTCCCGGTGGTCGTCTGCGGCCGCAACCGGACCCTGGTCCGGCAGCTGCGGGCGGACGGGATCGAGCACGCCTTCGGCTGGGTCGACGACATGCCCGGCCTGATGCACGCGGCGGACGTGCTCGTCCAGAACGCGGGCGGGCTGACCTCCCTGGAGGCGTTCGCCGCGGGCCTGCCCGTGGCCGGCTACCGCTGCATACCGGGCCACGGGCTGACCAACGCCGCCGCCCTGGACGAGGCGGGCGTGGCCGTGTGGATCCGGGATCCCGCCGACCTCAAGAGCGTGCTGGGCGAGCTGGTCGGCGGCCCGCTGGGGCAGCGCCGGCGCGAGGCCGCGCTCGCCCTGTTCGCGCGCTCCCCGCAGGACGGCCCCGCCGCCGAGATAGGCCGCGTCCACCGCCCGGGCCCGCCGCCGCCCGCGGGACCCCGCCCGCGACGGCGCCCGCGCGCCCGGCGGTTCGCGGCCACCGCCGCCGCGGCAAGCGCGGTGGGGACGTGCGCCGTCGGCACCGGGGGCGCGACGACGTACGACGGACCCGCGCCGCTGCACTCCCTCGGCCACGGCCCCGGCTTCGACCGCCTCTCGCCCGCCCGCACGACGGAGGGACACCGCTCATGA
- a CDS encoding BlaI/MecI/CopY family transcriptional regulator gives MKGFRDGGVPGRRARGELESNVLAALWSADGPLTARQVLERLPGDLAYTTVLTILSRLYGKGMLVRHREGRGYAYEPERDEASHTAHRMKSLLEGGSDREAVLTRFVSELSEQDEQLLHQLLSGHDGRDGAGH, from the coding sequence GTGAAAGGCTTCAGGGATGGCGGCGTCCCCGGCAGGCGGGCGCGCGGCGAACTGGAGAGCAATGTGCTCGCCGCCCTCTGGTCCGCGGACGGACCGCTGACGGCTCGTCAGGTCCTGGAGCGGCTGCCGGGCGATCTGGCCTACACGACGGTCCTGACGATCCTGTCCCGGCTCTACGGCAAGGGCATGCTCGTCCGGCACCGCGAGGGCCGCGGCTACGCCTACGAACCGGAGCGCGACGAGGCCTCGCACACCGCGCACCGGATGAAGTCGCTGCTGGAGGGCGGCTCCGACCGCGAGGCGGTACTGACCCGTTTCGTCTCCGAACTGTCCGAACAGGACGAGCAGTTGCTGCACCAGCTGCTGTCCGGACACGACGGCCGCGACGGCGCCGGGCACTGA
- a CDS encoding M56 family metallopeptidase: MLISVYVPLVVTVVLSVLAPRPARRLAPRPAAWALACAALVTTVGWTGSLALLAFTGIAQIPEVAAEGRWSVDVLRAEDPVHLTVAIAGALVLIAGSGSLVLAAVRQIRHLLWARRECARVPGDSELAVIDTDAPQAFALPGAPGRIVVSRAMLSCLDDEERAALLAHERAHLRGRHHLFQTLWRLTAAVNPLLRPLADAGGYVLERWADEEAAAHVGSRRAVARAVGRAALAASSHASDTPALAVTGGAVPQRVRALLAPPPPRRTLPIAGGALLLTLCCAGLANAASDSDRMVDDAQRAQCVSAAGQVGADAHLCCRHHGPDQGQDHGPNQGPDERHR; encoded by the coding sequence GTGCTGATCAGCGTCTATGTCCCGCTCGTCGTCACGGTCGTGCTGAGCGTCCTCGCGCCGCGCCCGGCCCGCCGGCTCGCCCCGCGCCCCGCCGCCTGGGCCCTGGCCTGCGCCGCGCTCGTGACGACCGTCGGCTGGACGGGCTCGCTGGCCCTGCTGGCCTTCACCGGGATCGCCCAGATCCCCGAGGTGGCGGCGGAGGGCCGCTGGTCGGTGGACGTTCTGCGCGCCGAGGACCCCGTCCACCTCACGGTCGCGATCGCCGGCGCCCTCGTCCTGATCGCGGGCTCCGGCTCCCTGGTCCTCGCCGCCGTACGGCAGATCAGGCATCTGCTGTGGGCCCGGCGCGAGTGTGCCCGCGTGCCCGGCGACAGCGAGCTGGCCGTCATCGACACCGACGCCCCCCAGGCGTTCGCCCTGCCCGGCGCGCCCGGCCGCATCGTCGTCTCGCGCGCCATGCTGAGCTGCCTCGACGACGAGGAACGCGCGGCCCTGCTCGCGCACGAACGCGCCCATCTGCGCGGCCGGCACCACCTGTTCCAGACCCTGTGGCGACTCACCGCCGCCGTCAATCCGCTGCTGCGGCCCCTCGCCGACGCGGGCGGCTACGTCCTGGAGCGCTGGGCGGACGAGGAGGCGGCGGCGCACGTCGGCAGCCGCAGGGCCGTCGCCCGCGCCGTCGGCCGGGCAGCTCTCGCCGCCTCCTCCCACGCTTCGGACACCCCGGCGCTCGCCGTCACCGGCGGCGCCGTACCCCAGCGGGTCCGGGCCCTGCTCGCCCCGCCCCCGCCCCGCCGCACCCTCCCCATCGCCGGCGGCGCGCTGCTGCTCACCCTGTGCTGTGCCGGCCTGGCCAACGCCGCCTCCGACAGCGACCGCATGGTCGACGACGCACAGCGGGCGCAGTGCGTCTCGGCGGCCGGACAGGTGGGCGCGGACGCCCACTTGTGCTGTCGGCACCACGGGCCGGACCAGGGGCAGGATCACGGGCCGAACCAGGGGCCGGACGAGCGGCACAGGTAG
- a CDS encoding FAD-dependent oxidoreductase, translating into MTQSLPGQRPAPERAFTGRAGLPVVVVGAGPYGLSVAAHLRAAGVPVRIFGEVMGSWRHAMATGMFLKSTPAATDLSAPEPGARLADFRRLQGEPELTELTPIPCDVFVRYGQWFQKQYVGDVDPARVVSLDRDAAGDFAVRLADGRELAAGTVVVATGLNGLAHVPQELRRLTPEGPGLGALVSHTSHHTDLSHYAGQRVAVIGGGQSALESAALLHEAGAEARVLVRAGRVRWGTTPVPTRPWAQRLARPASPLGTGWVLATVCTAPYAVRPLPASARLLLFRRALGPSGGWWLRERVEGVVPVLTSCRVTHAEVTPEATVRLELTGRGRTSALTVDHVLAATGYRLDLDALPFLSPGLRQALVCVPGAKAPDLTGTFESSVPGLYFTGSLAAPMFGPMMRFVAGTEFAAARIARAAVRRGHGAR; encoded by the coding sequence ATGACGCAGTCGCTTCCCGGTCAACGCCCCGCCCCCGAGCGGGCGTTCACCGGGCGCGCGGGGCTTCCGGTCGTCGTGGTCGGGGCGGGACCGTACGGGCTGTCGGTGGCCGCTCATCTGCGGGCCGCCGGGGTACCGGTGCGCATCTTCGGGGAGGTGATGGGCAGTTGGCGGCACGCCATGGCCACCGGGATGTTCCTGAAGTCGACCCCCGCGGCCACCGATCTGTCCGCGCCCGAACCGGGCGCGCGGCTCGCCGACTTCCGCCGGCTGCAGGGTGAGCCGGAGCTGACCGAACTGACCCCGATCCCGTGCGACGTGTTCGTACGCTACGGGCAGTGGTTCCAGAAGCAGTACGTCGGGGACGTGGATCCCGCCCGGGTGGTGTCCCTCGACCGGGACGCCGCCGGGGACTTCGCGGTGCGGCTGGCGGACGGGCGGGAACTCGCCGCCGGGACCGTCGTCGTGGCCACCGGACTGAACGGACTCGCCCATGTCCCACAGGAGTTGCGGCGGCTGACCCCCGAAGGGCCCGGGCTCGGAGCCCTCGTGTCGCACACCAGCCACCACACCGACCTCTCGCACTACGCCGGGCAGCGGGTCGCCGTGATCGGCGGCGGCCAGTCCGCCCTGGAGAGCGCCGCCCTGCTGCACGAGGCAGGCGCCGAGGCGCGGGTGCTGGTCCGGGCGGGCCGGGTGCGCTGGGGAACGACGCCCGTCCCGACCCGGCCCTGGGCTCAGCGCCTGGCCCGGCCGGCCTCGCCCCTGGGCACGGGCTGGGTCCTGGCCACGGTGTGCACGGCCCCCTACGCCGTACGACCGCTGCCCGCGTCCGCACGGCTGCTGCTCTTCCGGCGCGCGCTGGGCCCGTCGGGCGGCTGGTGGCTGCGGGAGCGGGTCGAGGGTGTCGTCCCGGTGCTCACCTCGTGCCGCGTCACCCACGCCGAGGTGACGCCCGAGGCCACGGTGCGCCTGGAACTCACCGGGCGGGGCCGTACGTCCGCGCTCACCGTCGACCATGTCCTCGCGGCCACCGGTTACCGCCTCGACCTGGACGCCCTGCCGTTCCTCTCGCCCGGGCTGCGGCAGGCGCTGGTGTGCGTGCCGGGCGCCAAGGCCCCGGATCTGACGGGCACGTTCGAGTCGTCCGTGCCCGGTCTGTACTTCACCGGGTCGCTGGCCGCCCCGATGTTCGGGCCCATGATGCGGTTCGTCGCCGGAACCGAGTTCGCCGCCGCGCGCATCGCCCGGGCCGCGGTCCGCCGCGGCCACGGCGCCCGCTGA
- a CDS encoding rhodanese-like domain-containing protein, giving the protein MTSPHSPVAIGAEQARTRLREFTVIDVRTPGEFASGHLPGALNIPVDQLRRALPEIRHAAERGEVLLVCASGARSGNACGFLAEQGIPAATLTGGTAGWAGAGHELDRPVARGTKAGWSMEQQVRFTAGTLVLLGLVLGLLVHPAFEILSAGIAGGLVFSALTDTCGMAAVLGRLPHNRPRPADLAATLAALRAR; this is encoded by the coding sequence ATGACCAGCCCCCACTCCCCCGTCGCCATCGGCGCCGAGCAGGCCCGCACCCGGCTGCGGGAGTTCACCGTCATCGACGTGCGCACGCCCGGCGAGTTCGCCTCCGGTCATCTGCCCGGGGCCCTCAACATCCCCGTGGACCAGCTCCGGCGCGCGCTGCCCGAGATACGGCACGCGGCCGAACGCGGTGAGGTCCTCCTCGTGTGCGCCTCCGGCGCCCGCTCGGGCAACGCCTGCGGGTTCCTCGCCGAGCAGGGCATCCCGGCGGCCACGCTCACCGGCGGCACCGCCGGCTGGGCCGGTGCCGGGCACGAGCTGGACCGGCCCGTGGCCCGCGGCACGAAGGCGGGCTGGTCCATGGAGCAGCAGGTGCGCTTCACCGCGGGCACGCTGGTGCTGCTGGGCCTGGTCCTCGGCCTGCTCGTCCACCCGGCCTTCGAGATCCTCTCGGCGGGCATCGCCGGCGGCCTGGTCTTCTCCGCTCTGACGGACACCTGCGGCATGGCGGCCGTCCTGGGCAGGCTGCCGCACAACCGGCCGCGCCCGGCCGACCTCGCGGCCACGCTCGCCGCCCTGCGCGCCCGCTGA
- a CDS encoding metal-sensitive transcriptional regulator — MELELEGESLKAVLNRLRRAQGQISGVIRMIEEGRDCEDVVTQLAAASRALDRAGFAIIATGLQQCVADIESGRKNGEDAEAMRARMEKLFLSLA, encoded by the coding sequence GTGGAGCTGGAACTCGAGGGCGAGTCCCTGAAGGCCGTGTTGAACCGGCTGCGGCGTGCGCAGGGCCAGATCTCCGGGGTGATCCGGATGATCGAGGAGGGCCGGGACTGCGAGGACGTCGTCACGCAGCTGGCCGCCGCCTCACGGGCGCTCGACCGGGCCGGGTTCGCGATCATCGCCACCGGTCTGCAGCAGTGCGTGGCCGACATCGAGTCCGGCAGGAAGAACGGCGAGGACGCCGAGGCGATGCGCGCCCGCATGGAGAAGCTCTTCCTGTCCCTGGCCTGA
- a CDS encoding sulfite exporter TauE/SafE family protein has protein sequence MSAVLLALAAGAVIGLTLGALGGGGSVLAVPALIYLLGFTPVAATTAALIVVAVTSATALSAHARDGHVRWRTGLLFASAGIGPAMLGGALASRLPAAVLTLGFALVAGAAAVRMLRPRPASAEGVRVRPGRAAAAGAGLGAVTGVLGVGGGFLAVPALVSVLGLRMRAAVGTSLLVITVNSLAALAMRTGTAHGLDWALIGPFAGAAVLGAWDGKRLSAKLPARTLQRAFAVVLLAVAGLMLADAVL, from the coding sequence ATGAGCGCGGTGCTCCTCGCCCTGGCCGCCGGGGCCGTCATCGGTCTGACGCTCGGGGCGCTCGGCGGCGGTGGCAGTGTGCTGGCCGTCCCCGCCCTGATCTACCTGCTCGGATTCACGCCCGTCGCGGCCACCACGGCCGCTCTGATCGTCGTGGCCGTCACCTCCGCGACCGCCCTGTCCGCGCACGCCCGCGACGGCCACGTCCGCTGGCGTACGGGGCTGCTGTTCGCGTCGGCCGGCATCGGCCCGGCCATGCTGGGCGGAGCGCTCGCCTCGCGCCTGCCGGCGGCCGTGCTGACGCTCGGCTTCGCCCTGGTCGCCGGCGCCGCCGCGGTCCGTATGCTCCGGCCGCGCCCGGCTTCGGCCGAGGGCGTGCGGGTACGGCCGGGCCGGGCGGCGGCCGCGGGTGCCGGGCTCGGCGCCGTCACCGGCGTACTCGGCGTGGGCGGCGGCTTCCTCGCGGTCCCGGCGCTGGTGAGCGTCCTCGGTCTGCGGATGCGTGCGGCCGTCGGCACCAGCCTGCTGGTGATCACGGTCAACTCGCTGGCCGCACTGGCGATGCGCACCGGTACGGCGCACGGCCTGGACTGGGCCCTCATCGGGCCGTTCGCGGGGGCGGCCGTGCTCGGCGCCTGGGACGGCAAGCGTCTGTCGGCGAAGCTGCCCGCGCGGACCCTTCAGCGGGCCTTCGCCGTGGTCCTGCTCGCGGTGGCCGGCCTCATGCTGGCCGACGCGGTGCTGTGA
- a CDS encoding rhodanese-like domain-containing protein, giving the protein MSLFRQDHGGPQRLAVPEAAARTGHSRPGADAVLLDIREPDEWRAGHAPGALHLPLGALATGASLPEEARVLPVVDQAGGRGIVA; this is encoded by the coding sequence ATGAGTCTCTTCCGACAGGACCACGGCGGCCCGCAGCGGTTGGCCGTACCGGAGGCCGCCGCCCGCACCGGGCACAGCCGTCCTGGCGCGGACGCCGTGCTGCTGGACATCCGGGAGCCCGACGAGTGGCGGGCCGGCCACGCCCCGGGTGCCCTGCATCTGCCCCTCGGGGCCCTGGCCACCGGGGCCTCGCTGCCCGAGGAGGCGCGGGTGCTGCCGGTGGTGGATCAGGCCGGCGGGCGCGGGATCGTCGCATGA
- a CDS encoding MBL fold metallo-hydrolase, whose amino-acid sequence MFFVDTIEVPGLGNRSYLAGGERTAVAVDPPRDVDRMIAAAARRGVRISHVVETHLHNDYVTGGPELARLTGAAYLVPAGARVSFERVPVRDGDRHEIDTAAGLVLRALATPGHTPHHTSYALEHDGSAVAVFTGGSLLIGTVGRPDLVEPRLTQDLARAQHASARRLAAELPDETQVLPTHGFGSFCASGQASGDATTIGKEKAANEALVQDVDTFVAGLLASLDDVPAYYTHMGPANAGGPAPLDLTPPAVADADEIAARLAAGEWVVDLRHRVAFAEGHVAGSFNFDASGQLGVYLAWLIPWGKPVTLLAESPDQLAAAQRELARVGIERPAAAATGDPARWVPEGTALAAFPRATFADLAGRSRDGLVVLDVRRDSERAGGFIDGSVHIPVHTLRLRLHEVPAGQVWVHCAGGMRAAIAASLLDAEGRDVVAVDDSFDSAERAGLAVRTP is encoded by the coding sequence GTGTTCTTCGTCGACACGATCGAGGTGCCGGGGCTGGGCAACCGCAGCTATCTGGCGGGCGGCGAGCGGACGGCGGTGGCGGTCGACCCGCCGCGCGACGTCGACCGGATGATCGCGGCGGCGGCGCGGCGCGGCGTGCGGATATCCCATGTGGTCGAGACCCACCTCCACAACGACTACGTGACCGGCGGCCCGGAACTGGCCCGGCTGACCGGCGCCGCCTATCTCGTCCCCGCCGGCGCCCGGGTCTCCTTCGAGCGCGTGCCGGTGCGCGACGGCGACCGGCACGAGATCGACACCGCCGCGGGACTGGTCCTGCGCGCGCTGGCGACGCCCGGCCACACCCCGCACCACACGTCGTACGCGCTGGAGCACGACGGGTCGGCCGTCGCGGTGTTCACCGGCGGCTCACTGCTGATCGGCACCGTCGGCCGCCCCGACCTGGTCGAGCCGCGTCTCACGCAGGACCTGGCCCGGGCCCAGCACGCCTCCGCGCGGCGTCTGGCCGCCGAGCTGCCGGACGAGACCCAGGTGCTGCCCACGCACGGCTTCGGCAGTTTCTGCGCCTCCGGCCAGGCGAGCGGCGACGCCACGACGATCGGCAAGGAGAAGGCCGCCAACGAGGCGCTCGTCCAGGACGTCGACACCTTCGTCGCCGGCCTGCTGGCCAGCCTGGACGACGTTCCCGCGTACTACACGCACATGGGCCCGGCCAATGCCGGCGGCCCCGCGCCCCTCGACCTGACCCCGCCCGCCGTCGCGGACGCCGACGAGATCGCCGCGCGGCTCGCCGCCGGGGAGTGGGTCGTGGACCTGCGCCATCGCGTCGCCTTCGCCGAAGGGCACGTCGCGGGTTCGTTCAACTTCGACGCCTCGGGGCAGCTCGGCGTCTATCTGGCCTGGCTGATCCCGTGGGGCAAGCCGGTGACGCTGCTGGCCGAGTCCCCCGATCAGCTCGCCGCCGCCCAGCGTGAGCTGGCCCGGGTCGGGATCGAGCGCCCGGCCGCCGCGGCCACCGGCGATCCGGCGCGCTGGGTGCCCGAGGGCACGGCCCTGGCCGCCTTCCCGCGGGCCACGTTCGCCGATCTCGCCGGGCGGTCCCGGGACGGCCTGGTCGTGCTGGACGTCCGCAGGGACTCCGAGCGCGCGGGCGGCTTCATCGACGGCTCGGTGCACATCCCCGTCCACACCCTGCGCCTGCGCCTCCACGAGGTGCCCGCGGGGCAGGTGTGGGTGCACTGCGCGGGCGGCATGCGCGCGGCCATCGCCGCCTCGCTGCTGGACGCGGAGGGCCGCGACGTCGTGGCCGTCGACGACTCCTTCGACTCGGCCGAGCGGGCCGGGCTGGCCGTCCGCACCCCGTGA
- a CDS encoding acyl-CoA dehydrogenase family protein yields the protein MLSDSTTTIAAERPLVADVVAGAQRVAEIAARCAEETEAARRLEPEVVEAVREAGFGRHFVPAAFGGAEGSFVDMTAAVTVVGQGCASAAWAASLSAYTARYGAYLPPEGQAEIWADGPNALMAGALMPAGKAEPGSGGWRLSGEWKYISGVRFAEWVFACSAVPDGRVGPDGRPEVRFFAVPRADITVKDTWFTMGMRGTGSDTMVLDDVFVPECRSLSRFDINAGRATASEARCHTVPVDALNGLPLAVPVLGAARGALRVGAEQAMRRLDRRGGPVREKPQVQIELARSAGEVDAAELLMQRAARIADGLEQAREGEAAVRGPRDLALAVELLVSAVDRIFKSGGTAVHFEADPLQRFWRDVSTAASHMIFDFETTGAAFGAWALGAEGAERRR from the coding sequence ATGCTCAGCGACAGCACAACGACGATCGCGGCCGAGCGCCCGCTCGTGGCGGACGTCGTCGCCGGCGCGCAGCGCGTGGCGGAGATCGCGGCGCGGTGCGCCGAGGAGACGGAGGCCGCCCGTCGGCTCGAGCCCGAGGTGGTCGAGGCGGTACGGGAGGCCGGCTTCGGCAGGCACTTCGTGCCCGCGGCCTTCGGCGGCGCGGAAGGCAGCTTCGTGGACATGACCGCGGCGGTCACCGTGGTCGGCCAGGGCTGCGCCTCGGCGGCCTGGGCCGCCTCGCTGTCCGCGTACACGGCCCGGTACGGGGCCTATCTGCCCCCCGAGGGCCAGGCCGAGATCTGGGCCGACGGCCCGAACGCCCTGATGGCGGGCGCGCTCATGCCGGCCGGCAAGGCCGAGCCCGGCTCCGGCGGCTGGCGGCTCAGCGGCGAGTGGAAGTACATCAGCGGTGTGCGCTTCGCGGAGTGGGTCTTCGCCTGCTCCGCCGTGCCCGACGGCCGGGTGGGCCCCGACGGGCGCCCCGAGGTGCGGTTCTTCGCGGTGCCGCGGGCGGACATCACCGTGAAGGACACCTGGTTCACGATGGGCATGCGCGGGACCGGCAGCGACACCATGGTGCTGGACGACGTCTTCGTGCCCGAGTGCCGGAGCCTGTCGAGGTTCGACATCAACGCGGGCCGGGCGACCGCTTCCGAGGCCCGATGCCACACCGTCCCCGTGGACGCCCTGAACGGGCTCCCCCTGGCCGTCCCGGTGCTGGGCGCCGCCCGCGGCGCGCTGCGCGTCGGCGCCGAACAGGCCATGCGGCGGCTCGACCGGCGCGGCGGCCCGGTGCGCGAGAAGCCGCAGGTACAGATCGAGCTGGCCCGGTCGGCCGGCGAGGTGGACGCGGCCGAACTCCTCATGCAGCGGGCCGCGCGGATCGCCGACGGCCTCGAGCAGGCACGGGAGGGCGAGGCGGCGGTCCGGGGGCCGCGGGACCTCGCGCTGGCGGTGGAGCTGCTGGTGTCGGCCGTCGACCGGATCTTCAAGTCCGGTGGAACCGCGGTCCACTTCGAGGCCGACCCCCTCCAGCGGTTCTGGCGGGACGTCAGCACCGCCGCCTCCCATATGATCTTCGACTTCGAGACCACAGGTGCGGCCTTCGGCGCCTGGGCGCTCGGCGCCGAGGGCGCGGAGCGCAGACGCTGA
- a CDS encoding phosphatase PAP2 family protein, whose product MTTSSPTTQALDGAAIDGGLYTDVTDFAHHTHWLNGAMSAYSAYGTGIFALLLLAAWWRARRQGSTAMAVVLATPFAVVLAYLVNSGIKTVFQEPRPCRALPHDFLIEACPAPDDYAFPSNHTTVAFAFAVALILVSRWLGSVALLAAVVMAGSRVYVGAHYPHDVAVGALVGSVVALAAILVARRFAPPLVDRLRDGALRPVLTA is encoded by the coding sequence ATGACGACTTCCTCCCCGACCACCCAGGCGCTCGACGGCGCGGCCATAGACGGCGGCCTGTACACCGACGTCACCGACTTCGCCCACCACACGCACTGGCTGAACGGGGCCATGTCCGCGTACAGCGCGTACGGCACCGGAATCTTCGCGCTGCTCCTGCTGGCCGCCTGGTGGCGGGCCCGGCGGCAGGGGAGCACCGCGATGGCCGTCGTGCTGGCCACGCCGTTCGCCGTCGTCCTCGCCTACCTGGTCAACAGCGGGATCAAGACGGTCTTCCAGGAGCCCCGCCCGTGCCGGGCGCTGCCCCACGACTTCCTCATCGAGGCGTGCCCGGCCCCCGACGACTACGCCTTCCCCAGCAACCACACCACCGTCGCCTTCGCCTTCGCGGTGGCCCTGATCCTCGTCAGCCGGTGGCTCGGTTCCGTCGCCCTGCTCGCGGCGGTGGTGATGGCGGGCTCACGCGTCTACGTCGGCGCGCACTACCCCCACGACGTGGCCGTGGGTGCCCTGGTCGGCAGCGTCGTCGCGCTCGCCGCGATCCTCGTGGCACGCCGCTTCGCGCCCCCGCTCGTGGACCGGTTGCGCGACGGAGCGCTGCGCCCCGTGCTCACCGCCTAG
- the pcp gene encoding pyroglutamyl-peptidase I produces the protein MTRVLITGFAPFGGQSVNPSWQAARLVAAEPPAGLTVTAAELPCVFGESIDALRAAVRAADPELIVCLGQAGSRPGVTVERVALNIDDARIPDNAGRRPVDEPVVPGGPAAYFSSLPVKACVAALRSAGVPAAVSHTAGTFVCNHVAYGLAHLIATELPHVRGGFVHVPWAPEQVTDGTAPALEPATVARGLGALLLAAATTPAGQDLKVTEGATH, from the coding sequence ATGACCCGCGTACTGATCACCGGCTTCGCCCCCTTCGGCGGCCAGAGCGTGAACCCGTCCTGGCAGGCCGCCCGTCTCGTGGCCGCCGAGCCGCCCGCCGGGCTGACGGTCACCGCCGCCGAGCTGCCCTGCGTCTTCGGCGAGTCCATCGACGCGCTGCGCGCCGCCGTGCGGGCCGCTGACCCCGAGCTGATCGTGTGCCTGGGCCAGGCGGGCAGCCGGCCGGGCGTGACGGTCGAACGTGTCGCCCTCAACATCGACGACGCCCGCATCCCCGACAACGCCGGCCGCCGGCCCGTCGACGAGCCCGTGGTCCCGGGCGGCCCCGCCGCGTACTTCTCGTCCCTGCCCGTGAAGGCCTGCGTCGCGGCCCTGCGCTCGGCCGGCGTCCCCGCCGCCGTCTCCCACACGGCCGGTACGTTCGTCTGCAACCACGTCGCGTACGGCCTCGCCCACCTCATCGCCACCGAACTCCCGCATGTCCGGGGCGGTTTCGTGCATGTGCCGTGGGCGCCTGAGCAGGTCACCGACGGCACCGCCCCGGCCCTGGAGCCCGCCACGGTCGCCCGGGGCCTGGGCGCCCTGCTCCTCGCGGCGGCCACCACCCCGGCGGGCCAGGACCTGAAGGTCACCGAGGGGGCCACCCACTGA